In Suncus etruscus isolate mSunEtr1 chromosome 9, mSunEtr1.pri.cur, whole genome shotgun sequence, the genomic window AAGTATACAACCATATTGGTGCTCATGTGCACAAATCTTTTGTCTGTCTATTATATGCAGATGAAGACGCAGCAGATGTTTTGAAGTTTGCTGGAAGTGAAATGAGAAATTTTAATAGTTTACTTTTTGATTAAAGGAACAACTTTCTGTAAGTAAGATGTTGGCCTTTCTAACTGAAAGTTACATTTAGTAAGACAATTTATAAGTGCTATTTCATATTTTCCAAGTAGAAAAACAATTGGAAATCATTCTGTTCATAAATAATTGAAACATACAAGTAAGGAGTAAATGAGTATCtattctcagaaaaataaatataaataaatttgaaagaaatataatgaaagatttATACCAGATCAAGTTGAGCAAAATTATATGCACAGTCAACCTCAAGCTCTGGCTATACTCAACAgatttttccatttattaattTGTAATTTAGGTACTTATGTATTAAATGAAATATGTGAAGTAGAAAAgatccaagaaaaaataaattatctgaatTTCTTGCTTAAAATATAGGGTCCTTATTAATCCTTACTACAATCCTTTCTGTGTTGATTAACATCTGATATTTGTTTGAAATAATATTTCACTGgttaatttttttacatatgaCTTGCATAAAATCTAACACCAGTTGTTGATAAGGCAACCATCAACTATTTTGTTGgtattatttaatttagaaatcaTGACAGCATTTTCTAACAATATTATTATTAgcagtattttatataaaaatatcattcactgaatgagggaagtagaaagcctgactagagtacaggcagaggtggggaagggaggagggagatttgggatattgatgatggaaatgttgcactaattaaagggggtgttctttacatgactaaaaaccaactataatcatatttgtaatcaatgtgtttaaataaatatattaatataaagaagTCCTTATAATatattcacttttaaaataacattgaagAATACTGAATCTTAAAAACTTGTTATTTTTGATAGAATTTTCCTATTATATGATCTGTTTAACTCAGCTTAACGTTCTTGTCAATGAAATCTCTTCCAGGAATTATTCAGAGATAGTTGTGTTTTAAATGTGCATATAAAACTGTTTTTCTCTTCATAGATTAAGCATTCTCTTTATTAAGGCATTATGAATGAGATGCCTGTTGTAATAAGGTGATACCCATCAGGGCCAAGAAATTCCTCCCTTTGATGCTTCAGAATTAAGTTGTGGCTTTTAGCAACTCAAATAGGAATCCATGACTAAGTGATCTAAGTTAGAATCTGAGATAAATTTTCTCCCCTCCTAATCACATTTGGATTTACCTATGCAGAAGCTCTATTATCAATATTTTACTAACTCATGATTTAGCACACACCTTTCTCCTGATCTCTCACTGTTACCTTTAACAAAATCTACTTTAGTGATTTCAACAATGATAGAAgcacaaaaatattaagtaccatATGGAAATGTAGATATCCAGGTAGATAACCATGATAATTAACTTGGCTAATGTTACCTTTTTATTCTTATGAATGCAGATGCTTATTTTTAGTGTGGTAGACCTGaaaaatttctggaaaattatgaaaaatcaAAGCTTTGTTACAGAATTTGTCCTCTTGGGATTTTCGGAGAATCCGCATGTTCAGAAAATCGTGTTTGTTATATTTCTGCTCATCTACATTGCAACAGTGTGTGGCAACCTGCTGATTGTAGTGACCATCATCACCAGTCCAGCACTCCTGGGCTCCCCAATGTATTTCTTCCTGGCTTTTCTATCCTTACTGGATGCATGTTTCACCACTGTTAGTGCCCCCAAATTGATTATAGACTGTCTCTATGAGAAGAAAACCATATCTTTTGGAGGGTGTATGACTCAGATctttgctttacattttttttctggggcagAAGTGATTGTCTTAACAGCCATGGCCTATGACAGGTATGTGGCCATCTGCAAGCCCTTGCACTATACTTCCATCATGAACTCAAGACTCTGTGGCATTTTGATTGCAGTAGCCTGGACAGGGGGCTTTCTCCATTCCATTACTCAAATCCTCTTTACCTTTCAACTGCCTTTCTGTGGTCCCAATATCATTGATCACTTCATGTGTGACTTGTACCCATTACTGAAACTTGCCTGCACTGACACTTATGTCTTTGGCCTTTTGGTGGTGGCCAACAGTGGGTTTTTTTGCATCCTCATCTTCTCCATGTTGCTTGTGTCCTATAGTGTCATTTTGTTTTCCCTGAGAAACCACAGCACTGAAGGCCAGAGGAAAGCCCTATCTACGTGTGGAGCTCACGTTGCTGTTGTGGTTTTGTTCTTTGTCCCATGTATAATTGAATATGCTCGGCCTCCAGCTTCTTACTACTTTGACAAAATAATGGAGATATTTTGCAGTGTTCTAACTCCTTTACTCAACCCTTTGATTTATGCTTTCAGAAACAAAGAAGTGAAAAATGCCATGAGGAATTTATGGAATAGATTAGTGGTTGTTTCTATTGAGCAATAAAGCCTGATGGTTtgacaaaaataaagttaaataaaaaagagtcaattatctgTAATACAACATTgagtaaatgtttattttatagttagTAATGGCATGCATTAAAAACTATAAGAGgttcaagaaatatattttccctTCTAAATATCATAGATTTCATGATAAAATCTATTATTAATAGTCAAGTGATGAGTTAATTTGCAATCTTATTCAGAATCCAACAATGAATCAAAATATGGAATGAttaattaacatatattaaagaccttgatatcagatctaaatCCATAAACTATCccaagaaaaatacattaaaactcTCTATGAATATCTAAATTGAGTGCTGGTAGACTAAATTACATTTGAAAGTTAGCTAAAGTTAACTGAGTCCTACCTGGGACTCAATATCTGAGCAAGACAAGTACTGCAGGAAGTTGTCCCCAGGACTTCAGAGAGCTCGTCCTGCttttccaaaagacaaaaaagagttCATTATTACTGATGATCAAGCAAAGAAACTAAAACaatacaaaccaaaccaaacaactaGAAACTAACagaactaaaattaaaacaaactaaaacaacctTATATTACTAAGAATGAATATCAAAAACTTGACAAAACAAGTGGATAGAGAACAGTGGGTACTGTGCTTGCTTGCCATATAGTTAACCCTGGTTTTGACCCTgccatcacatatgatccccgagtGCCTGCCAGCACGAAGCTAGTgatgccctgaacacagctgggtgtgtccccaagagaaactgaaacaaaataaaaaattcctgtAAACTATAAGTTGTTGCAAGGGTATagcaagaataaaaatttatttatgaatgaTGGCACTGTGTGAGTTTCAGACTGTATGAAAACTTCTCAAAAATATAACTAGAATTTCTATTTAATCCAGTGAACTAAGTCTTTGGTGTTTATACAAAGATCACAGAAAGAATTATgaatatacacacagacacaaatatTCATTTAGTACTGTTTTTATAGCCAAAACCTGCAAACAAATCATGATACCAGTCATAGCTAAAGGGATTAAAAATTATGATATGTACCCAAAATTGAATTCCACTAAACCAAGAAAGTATGAAACTATGCTTTTTTACttcaagtttaaaaattaaagaatgtgatatacaaagttattgatagggTTTTGCCTTTTAATATTTCAACACTAGTCTCATCATGTGTCAACtcctatcaccagtgttcccgtattccattatttttattctactccCACACTCTAACCTGCCATCTTTACAAAATTTTTGGTTGTAGCACTTTACTTTGACTTAAATGAAGCTGAAGGTCATCATCATTGTAAATGAAGTGACTTTGAAagagaaataacagaaaatcTCATGTGTGGTGTTTAACCAAGTAAAGCTAGAAAATAATAATGGCCAAAGAAGCAAATTCTTACAGGTTGTCAATAGAACTAAATCTGAGTTTACCTGAACAGGGGACAATTGGGTCTACATGTAGTGATAGAGAAAAGCTGTCATTACCCTGGCTCTATGTGCTATATGCCATTAAGTAGCACTACAAGcataaaaagatattattaatacaGTTGTGAAAATGATATGTAATTtacaatttattaataaaaatacattatataatatttaaataaaattaaaagaaagtctAAACATTTGaacattataaagaaaattgtcttgtatataatatttatgtcaatgtgtcataaaatattcctcagatataaaaataaaattttgctgttttattcacttgaatgaaaatggaataTGTAAGGCAAGGAAACTCATAGgaacaagaaaaacatttaaaatctcATAAATGATATATAACTTAAGAGTGAAAGGGAGGCAATAAACAGTGGCCAGTTGAGATAAACACTAGAACTCTGACAACTGAGATTAACATATTAAAAGAATGAGGAGAGGTGGCATAAAGGCAATGAATGGTCTGTGAAGCTTCTTTGTTGATAGAAATGCTGTATTTTCACACACCAAAAACATAAATCTTAATGGCACCGCAAATCATGTTACCTTAGAACAAATTAACTCCAAAATTACACAAAAATTTCCTCAGTGATTTTAATAAAGAAGTTTCTTTGCACAGAGAGGATAAAAATACTTAGATaatgagccagagagaaaaatagagtaggtaagatgcctgcctgctttgcacatggctatcaTGATTCAATAACCATCAAGGCAATCATTCCCACAGTCCCACCAGAAGGGATTTTGGGCAAAGAGCCAAGTGAAAGCACTGAGTGTTGAGGGTATGcagacaaaatcaaaacaaatatgcttATATAATAGGAACAAAAATTCCTCAAACAATTTTAAATGACTCTTCATTGGGATTCACTAATTGGGActtttatatttatctaaaatacCTTTTATAATTTATCACAGGATATATCTGATGGCTCTATATTCTCAGGgtattttctgaaaaatagaaataattatctCAATTATGAATTAGCAAGATTCAGAATTTTGCACCTTTACTACCTTTCACATAATATTACATTTCTCCTCAAAAGCATCTCTTCTGATAGTAAAGAATTTGTGGTATCATAACAGTCAGTTGTGCTTTGCAGAAGTTTGTATGTCAGAGATCCCTTCAATAATTCTTGTATAGAATTTTGTGCTGCACTTACCTGAAATTTCAAGGTCCTTGAAAACTCTTGCCTTTCCACAATTTTAGTCTTTCACTGACTTAAACAactgatattaatatatttacacTCATCATACATATACATAGGATAAATTCATATACCTAAATAGTAAAAGTAAATATAGTAGCCGAAaagatgaattttaattttaaatataactaaCTTATGTTCta contains:
- the LOC126017762 gene encoding olfactory receptor 4C15-like is translated as MKNQSFVTEFVLLGFSENPHVQKIVFVIFLLIYIATVCGNLLIVVTIITSPALLGSPMYFFLAFLSLLDACFTTVSAPKLIIDCLYEKKTISFGGCMTQIFALHFFSGAEVIVLTAMAYDRYVAICKPLHYTSIMNSRLCGILIAVAWTGGFLHSITQILFTFQLPFCGPNIIDHFMCDLYPLLKLACTDTYVFGLLVVANSGFFCILIFSMLLVSYSVILFSLRNHSTEGQRKALSTCGAHVAVVVLFFVPCIIEYARPPASYYFDKIMEIFCSVLTPLLNPLIYAFRNKEVKNAMRNLWNRLVVVSIEQ